A stretch of the Xanthocytophaga agilis genome encodes the following:
- a CDS encoding DUF6249 domain-containing protein, whose translation MDEILRDFLVSFAAIGAIAGILYVILMTRHRERMTLMEKGLTPKEFNNNLAVISATLRFGLLMIGIAIGILLGNTVANKMDVPRQGAFFAMMLLFGGISLIISYIIEKSHYKNNQK comes from the coding sequence ATGGATGAAATACTCAGAGATTTTCTGGTCTCATTTGCTGCCATCGGAGCTATAGCAGGTATTCTCTATGTCATTCTAATGACCCGGCACCGCGAACGAATGACACTGATGGAAAAAGGGCTAACCCCCAAAGAGTTCAACAACAACCTGGCAGTTATCTCAGCGACACTGCGTTTTGGACTCTTAATGATTGGTATAGCTATTGGCATACTACTGGGCAATACGGTTGCCAATAAGATGGATGTTCCCAGACAAGGCGCATTCTTTGCCATGATGTTATTATTTGGAGGCATCAGCCTTATCATCAGTTACATTATTGAGAAATCACACTATAAAAACAATCAAAAATGA
- a CDS encoding RNA polymerase sigma factor yields MKIFEDEYYIERVLKGDVSAYRFLVERYKKMVYSIALKILNDAQHAEDAAQDSFVKAYERLHTFERKSKFSTWLYTITYRLCLNKLKEMKREFTFLTEQLPKWEDEEMVLPGSFNEQDQERIIKESIQALPQQEGLLVLLYYYEEKSIREIEQITGLMASNIKIKLHRARKVLERKLSYLIEER; encoded by the coding sequence ATGAAAATCTTCGAAGACGAATACTATATCGAACGTGTGCTAAAGGGAGATGTCTCTGCGTATCGCTTTTTGGTGGAGCGATACAAGAAGATGGTGTATTCCATTGCATTGAAGATTCTAAATGATGCACAACATGCAGAAGACGCTGCACAGGATAGTTTCGTAAAGGCTTACGAACGTTTGCATACCTTCGAGAGAAAATCTAAATTTTCAACCTGGCTATATACTATTACCTATCGCCTCTGTCTGAACAAACTGAAGGAGATGAAGCGGGAGTTTACCTTTCTCACAGAGCAATTACCCAAATGGGAGGATGAGGAGATGGTCTTACCAGGTAGTTTCAACGAACAGGATCAGGAGCGTATCATCAAAGAGTCCATTCAGGCATTGCCTCAGCAGGAAGGTTTGTTAGTGCTGCTCTATTATTATGAGGAAAAGTCTATTCGGGAAATTGAACAGATAACGGGACTGATGGCTTCTAATATAAAAATAAAGCTACATAGGGCAAGAAAAGTGCTGGAAAGAAAACTGAGTTATTTAATCGAAGAGAGATGA
- a CDS encoding lysophospholipase produces the protein MEPQTATFPNKAGLKIFTRTWLPQADARGVVVIVHGLNSHSGYYQWVADQFTAQNYAVYALDLQGRGQSEGERFYVESIYDYINDIDTLVDSAKADYPGLPVFMLGHSAGGVLSCIYTLEHQEKLTGLICESFAYQVPAPDFALTILKGLSHIAPHLHTIKLKNEDFSRDTAVVDFMNNDPLIANESQPTKTMEQLVLADERLKKEFPKITIPVFIIHGTKDNATKYSGSQFFYDTAGSSDKTLKLYEGHYHDLLNDVDKEIVITDIKDWVIKHS, from the coding sequence ATGGAACCACAAACCGCCACATTCCCAAACAAAGCAGGACTCAAAATTTTTACCCGTACCTGGTTACCTCAAGCAGATGCCAGAGGAGTAGTAGTCATTGTCCATGGCTTAAATTCTCATAGTGGCTATTACCAATGGGTAGCAGATCAGTTTACTGCCCAAAATTATGCTGTTTATGCGCTTGATCTGCAAGGTCGCGGACAATCCGAAGGAGAGCGTTTTTATGTGGAAAGTATTTATGACTACATAAACGACATTGATACACTGGTAGACAGTGCGAAAGCAGACTATCCAGGTCTACCCGTTTTTATGTTAGGACACAGCGCAGGCGGAGTATTATCATGTATATATACACTGGAACATCAGGAGAAGCTTACAGGGCTGATTTGTGAAAGCTTTGCCTATCAAGTACCTGCACCTGACTTTGCTTTAACCATACTCAAAGGCTTAAGTCATATAGCTCCACACCTGCATACGATAAAACTCAAAAATGAGGATTTTTCCCGTGATACGGCCGTAGTAGACTTTATGAATAACGATCCTCTCATTGCCAATGAGTCGCAACCAACAAAAACTATGGAACAACTGGTACTGGCGGATGAACGATTGAAAAAAGAATTTCCCAAAATTACCATACCTGTTTTCATAATACATGGCACCAAAGACAATGCTACCAAATACAGTGGAAGCCAGTTCTTTTATGATACGGCAGGTTCTTCTGACAAAACCCTTAAGTTATACGAAGGTCACTACCATGATTTATTGAATGATGTAGACAAAGAAATAGTCATTACCGATATTAAAGACTGGGTAATCAAACACTCTTAA